In Cicer arietinum cultivar CDC Frontier isolate Library 1 chromosome 7, Cicar.CDCFrontier_v2.0, whole genome shotgun sequence, the genomic window ATGATTAAATTAGTAATTTGAAGAATGGGAATTAGGTCAAGGATAGCCTTTGCAATAAAATCACTCTCTATTAGGATGATGTCCACCTTAAACTGTTGAATCAATTTGAAATAATAGAAGATCAATTATTAATAGTGGTTTATGTTGGATAATTTGTAATTAGTTTATGTTGGATAATTTGTTTAGTTTAGTTTAGTTTAGTTTCGTTTAGTTtatgttattgtttttgtttcaataaaCGATTAAAAGTAGACTTTctaatcatatttatttaaacagATGTCGTCAATAGGTGATTATGTGGACTCTCCATTAATGGAGAATGAAGAACATATTGCTACCACTTCGGTTGCCCCTTCTGGTGAAGATATATCAGCTCATCTTCCATCATCTAAGCGAAAAAATCGATCACAAGCATGGAATCACTTTACTGAAGTGCCTAATTCATGTCAAATGGCCAAATGTCATTATTGTGGACACTTGATTAAATTCAAGGATGGGACAAGTGCTATGATTATGCATCTGAAAAGATGTAAGGAGCATCCTGATAATCAAGAACACAAAAGGCAAAAAACACAAAATGAGGAATTAGGTGTTGTCTCTTCACCTCATTCAACCTTTGACCAAGAGGCATGTCGATTGGAGCTTGTGAAGATGTTTGTGGGAGCAGAACTTCCTTTTCGATTTGTGGAGAATGTGTTTTTTCGGAACTTTGTGAATGCCTTACAACCACAATTTGATATTCCATCCCGCACTACATTAAGGCGTGCTATTTGGTCACTTTTTGATGCG contains:
- the LOC105853011 gene encoding zinc finger BED domain-containing protein RICESLEEPER 2-like; amino-acid sequence: MSSIGDYVDSPLMENEEHIATTSVAPSGEDISAHLPSSKRKNRSQAWNHFTEVPNSCQMAKCHYCGHLIKFKDGTSAMIMHLKRCKEHPDNQEHKRQKTQNEELGVVSSPHSTFDQEACRLELVKMFVGAELPFRFVENVFFRNFVNALQPQFDIPSRTTLRRAIWSLFDAERERLKIFISKHCGRVCLTTDTWTSIQNLSYMSLTAHFVDKNWNLHKRILNFCQITSHTGEFMAKEVETCLNAWELNRVFSITVDNASSNDVGIKFMKKWMNARNCLLLNGEYIHMRCCAHILSLIVKEGLKDEDISIIRIRKAVKCGN